Genomic segment of Populus nigra chromosome 6, ddPopNigr1.1, whole genome shotgun sequence:
gtgccattgttttttatgattcagCTTCAGTTTTCAGAAGGGGCCGTGACCACCCCTGGCcccaaagaaatcctttctttatatatgtTCCATTATGTTTTTTGTCAACAAAGTCTGCTAGTGGAGCATTAGATAATTCTCTCCTAATCCCCAAAACCTCAAATAGGCTTACAAAACATTCAGAGGGTGCATGCTTTTGGGGTTTTTTAGTCAAGGTATGACGATGCATACAGTTTTTTATTGTACACATGTAAGATCGCCCTAAAGGCGATAAGGAGTCAAAATAAGTTTTAGTCTCTAGTCCAAGGTTCTATATATCTTCATAATGATTAAAACTGGCCTGAAGTTTAATGCCTCAACATCAAGATTtgccttgtttttctttttctttctattcttcccaattttttacttttactaCAGGCTTTATGCAATAATGATGTTGTTCATGTCAATCCTCATACAATAACGTATGGGTGTGTGTCTGTATAGACACACACCCATAAACTTTGCACATGTACATGCGCATACATCAATGTTCTCTACTTTTGGCTAGTATCTTGTCTAAAATTCACCAATCTCTGTCTTTGCAGATAATTCGTCGGGCAAATGAGATTGGCGAAGATCCATTATCTTTAAGTAGCCGTTTTTGTGAAGAATATCTTGTTGACATGAACGATCTGCAGTGCCTCATTCCAACCCACCAGCCACGTGTAACTGATCACTTGGAACAGATTAAGGACATGATAACTCAGGTTCCCCCCCTGCTGTGTTTACTTTGTTGTTGACTAAGCTTGGATTATTGCACTCTCTTTGTGTGGTAGCGTGCTTGTGTGTGCACCCAACTGGGTCATATTTTGAAATTGGATGGATCCCTGTTGAATATGTTAGAGTGGTTGGTAAGGCAGTTCAATCTATATTCCCTTCCAATTTTTCATATTGTGTCATGGAGTTTTTCTGCTGTGTCTGTGTTGGACACACCAAGAAAGATGCAACAGTCATATTTCTAGTGGATCCAGGTTACATTCAATTAAAACAGGATTAAACTCTAAACTGTGATTTTGAGTGGTTTACCTTTGTGGAAGCCACTAGTTTTGGTAATCTCTCTACTGAGTAATGGTAATAGCATATTAAGTTATTAACAAATAGATAATGGAAGTGTCAGGGTGCAGTAAGTAATGCTGCATTGTAAGTCATCTATTATGGTCCTTCATAATCAATTAGAGATATATAGGAATTTCGCGAACTGTTTTGGCTTTGAGTGGTTAAACCAGTTTGATACTCTTGAAGTTTAGTAACTTATTATAACCCTAGTGGACTTGGTTAAATAGGTCGTTGCGAACTTTTGACATATACAAAACCCAGtggaacaattttttattttattttaatcaaagcACAGCTCACTCTACTTGCGCCTTTTATTTGCTTCTGATGCACACTTTTGGCCACTTTTGGCCTCTTTGAGCCATTTATGTGTCTGTGACATGAACAGCAGTTGCTTTCTGCTTCATGTATAACCATGGTtttgtttaattgattatttcGGGTTTATCGCATGATGGACCTCAAGTTTTTCTTCAGTTATTATATATGTGATTCAGTTGTTGCAAGAGAGTTCTGTTTTCTTGTATTAAAGTGGAGACCAATATTTATGCAGATTATAGAAAAAGACTGTGCATATGCAGTGGAGGGAGATGTCTTCTTTGCCGTTAATAAATCCCCAAATTATGGTCAGTTATCTGGGCAGAGGTTAGAAAATAATAGAGCGGGGGAACGTGTCGCTGTTGACTCAAGGAAACGTAACCCTGCTGACTTTGCATTGTGGAAGGTATAAATCTCTTTCAAGATCACTGGAAATTTATGAAGTTGTTGGCATTGCACCATATCCAATGTCTACTTTTGCAGGCAGCAAAGCCAGGTGAGCCAAGTTGGGAGAGCCCATGGGGCCCTGGAAGGCCAGGATGGCATATAGAATGCAGTGCAATGAGTGCTCAGTATCTGACCTTCAAATTTGACATCCATGGCGGTgggattgatttgatttttccaCATCATGAGAATGAGATTGCCCAGAGCTGTGCAGCATGTGAAGAGAGCAGCGTGAGTTACTGGATGCATAATGGTCATGTCACTAATAACAATGAGAAAATGTCAAAATCATTGGgtaattttttcacaattcgCCAGGTAAATTGATAAtcaattttagttgttattgcaccttttcttattgaatttctttcaaataaagaaatttcatccttattggTTGTATATGTTTACAATTTTCTGTAGATCACTGAACGGTATCATCCACTGGCTTTGAGGCACTTCTTGATAAGTGCACACTATCGCTCTCCCCTCAATTACTCTGTTTCGCAGCTGGAAAGCTCATCAGATGCTGTTTTCTACATTTATCAGGTTTGACGCTTATGCATGCTCCCCAAACTTTTCATTTCAAAGTTTTCATGTGCCATAAACCAGTCATGGAGGGCCACTTGTTTGAAATTATGTTCATGTGTGTGTCAATGTGTCAATTGTGCAGCCTATGTAGGTGGGAATATGTCCGCTCAGCCTACTTTTTTccctttagaattttaatttaacttgCAGTGTTTGTCTCCTTAAGTTGAGACTTTTTCACGAGTTAGTGTTTTTTAGAGCTTTGCTGTTCAGTTAAATTTACAAAGTCATCCTTGTTTACCTGAGTTGCTCTGAGTTGCACACTAAAGTTTGCCACGTGCTATATTAAACATAGTTCCAGAATGATTTTAGTTAGCAATTTATTGAAAGTAGAATTTCTTGTGGAGttcttcattttcctttcttgaTATGCTTCATTCATAACTTGTTCATTTCCCTTATCATTGTGCTTTGATTCTGGTAAATGTAGTGCCATGATTCAACACAAAGAATCACAAGCACATCTATGCTTGCATCCTCATTTACACCCACCCACACCCACCTTCGGTGACAGATTCAGATGTTGACACTTTGATATCATTAGTATTCATACTTCtagtaaattatatttatttcgtGATTGTAGACATTGCAAGATTGTGAGGATGCTTTATTGCCATTTCAAGAAGGAAGTCTGAAGGAAGGCGCAGGACAGAATGCCAACCTGGTTGCCATTACTGCTGATGCCCAAAAATGCATTTCTAGGCTGCATGAAGATTTTGAGACTAAAATGTCAGACGATTTGAACACTTCGCCTTTATTGACTGGTGCTTTCCAAGAAGCCTTGAAGGTCGTAAATGGTTCTTTGGGCATGCTTAAGGTATGGTAATCTCACTCTATTACCGTGGACACTTTTTTGTGAATGTATGGAGATTGAACGTGTACTTCTTTCCTTGATAATTGCCagaagaaacaacaaaagaagcAACAATTGTCATTGATTCGGTCCGTTACCGAAGTCAAGAAAGAAGTTACGGAAGTTCTGAGAATTCTGGGATTGTTTCCTCCTTGCACTTGTGCTGAGGTGAGGTTTAGCAATTTCTTTTGTATACAACAACCTACTGCAACCCTCCTTATCTAGGCTTGGGATAAGGCCATAGTAACCTAAGCTAGCACATGCAAAGTtcccaattctttttttttaatgatttgtaAAATGTGAATTTTCTCCGAAATTCGTCAGCAAAAATTAGATTTTCCCTGGGACAGGTTTTGCAGCAGTTAAAAGGGAAGGCATTGAAGAGAGCAGGACTAACAGAAGATGATGTGATGAGCCTGATTGATGACAGAGCCGTGGCAAGGAAAAGTCAGGATTTCAAGAAAAGTGATCAGATCAGGACTGATTTGTCTGCAAGGGGCATTGCACTGATGGATGTGGGCAAGGAAACAGTTTGGAGGCCTTGTGTTCTTGTTGAGAACGAAGAGAAGGCAAGGACAGTTGTGGAAGAGCCAACGCCGCCACCACAAGCTGCATCAAGTTGACGGTGGACAAACCTTCTTCTGGCCCCAGCTTTTGCACGTGATAcagttttttcttataatcacTCTCTACTGTTTTAGATCACTTCAACTCGGAATGGAGAAAATATTAATAGGTTTTGATTTATGTACTGGTTTATGTTGTAACATTGGAGGACTTTTTACACACATTATGGCCCTGTGAAGTAGCTCCTTGCATGTAGCAGGCGAACTGAAATTGTTCTTCCCAGCTTGTTAGATCAAGATACAATGTAGGAAGGTTGGTAATCATATGTTTACATCCTATTAAGCAGCCCTGTAtcagaagaaaataaatttttttatgtagccCATAAATGCAACCAGCCTTAAAATGAACTCTAGGAAAAGTGATGTGCTTTGGCAATACAGGTATATTTGTTGGTGTCTCATGGGTCAAACTGTAAAAAGCCTTCCTAACTTTAGTTCAAAAACAGATACtcccttcaattaaaaaaaaaaaaaaacccatgatgTGTTTTAccgataaaaataattattcgaATTCACACCtgcacaataaaaaattacGTAAAAGTTGATGGAAAGCCTCTCAATTCCTCTTGCTCTCTCTACGActcttaataaaagaaaaaagaaaaaagcataaCCCATCTTCAATGAttgatttaattagaattttaatgtGGGTGGGTATTGATGATTAATTCCCCagagatttcaattttttattttttttcatattttgctcttttttttatccatcagGTTAGAGAAGCAGGGGAACTAGATGGATTTATAAGggtatttttattagttttttcaacGAGACCCTAACAGAAaagatacttttaaaaaactatgttatttaggccatgtttgtttcctggaattcatttttcgggaaaccactttccaaactttcctgtgtttgtttgccattaggaaagttggtcaacggaaaacactttccggtcaacggaaaacactttctggtcaacggaaacacttttcggtcaacggaaaacactttccagtcaaagaaaaatttggtttgatttctaggaaagtgttttcccttttggctgtgtttgttttccggaaagtggtttccgggaaaccactttccaaactttccagtcaaaggaaaatttggcttggttttcaggaaagtgttttcctgaaaaatttgggcggaaaacactttccggaagttgtgaaaaatttagaaatgtcattatttgctaattatatcaaatttaatcctcaaacttttgattgttatatataatttgttttgaatatttattttttaatttcatctcttaaaatttaatttttatattaattttggtccttatttttataattgctatttgcttttttcttatcatttttttattgaaattttttatctatcaaatttggtcctcattcttttgatttttacttattttatttgaaataatttataaaatgttaattattattattttaatttcttcacctttcattttttttaattttttagatttgatctctattattttgattattatttattttatttgagataatttatgaaattatatttttttttcaatttcattctcattcaactttttaatttgtaagatttgttcctcattattttaataaacttgaaaaaataaaatattaataagttattttccagctcattttccataacataaccaaacactggaaagtgttttccaacttattttccattatactaccaaacatcggaaaatactttcccggaattcactttccaaaaggaaactactttcctgcaaacaaacgggaccTTAGGGTGGAATCATGGATTTTTTTGTGAAGGagatatttgtattttttgctAAAGTTAGTCACTTTTTATGGTAGAAAACTCTGTAATTAATTACAAGGCCAAGCAAATTGCTCGAAGCTGTGATGTTTTGTCATTCTTCAGCACGTTCAGGAAGCTCTACTGGTTTCATAACTTTTCCTAATATATTACTGTTTCTTTCTTCAATTCTCTCGTGGTGCTGGGGTGATGGAATTTTGTGCGCGCGCGCGCTATAAAATGCAGTAGAGATTTTGTGGTTGGTAAGGAACTAGAATTCTAGAAAAGCTGGTCCTTGACATATGACAACCATTCATCACTTTTATGGATTCAATAGAATAGTAATTAATAGtcggagtaaaaaaaaataaaaaattctcctGCAACTTCTGCTTCTAATGCTTGTAAATTAATctgaaatttgtttttggttgttAGCaaggtgtaattttttttttaat
This window contains:
- the LOC133697024 gene encoding cysteine--tRNA ligase 2, cytoplasmic-like, producing the protein MATNEELKLYNSMTQQKEVFKSRIPGKVSMYVCGVTAYDFSHLGHARAAVAFDILFRYLQHLGYEVTYVRNFTDIDDKIIRRANEIGEDPLSLSSRFCEEYLVDMNDLQCLIPTHQPRVTDHLEQIKDMITQIIEKDCAYAVEGDVFFAVNKSPNYGQLSGQRLENNRAGERVAVDSRKRNPADFALWKAAKPGEPSWESPWGPGRPGWHIECSAMSAQYLTFKFDIHGGGIDLIFPHHENEIAQSCAACEESSVSYWMHNGHVTNNNEKMSKSLGNFFTIRQITERYHPLALRHFLISAHYRSPLNYSVSQLESSSDAVFYIYQTLQDCEDALLPFQEGSLKEGAGQNANLVAITADAQKCISRLHEDFETKMSDDLNTSPLLTGAFQEALKVVNGSLGMLKKKQQKKQQLSLIRSVTEVKKEVTEVLRILGLFPPCTCAEVLQQLKGKALKRAGLTEDDVMSLIDDRAVARKSQDFKKSDQIRTDLSARGIALMDVGKETVWRPCVLVENEEKARTVVEEPTPPPQAASS